The following are from one region of the Staphylococcus schleiferi genome:
- a CDS encoding LysM peptidoglycan-binding domain-containing protein, whose product MLPLSGGGAIAKHHHDKTTAHHESSEGVHSNQDDPSSNDKKAQHESNADKENVINGAAVGAGASQTHPSSHTGTENSQPAHETHVSNGRSSGGRFKKLLPLLAAIILLGALAIFGGVYLVNHNQQGDHASHVAQKHETKEHSKSDKEKDKEANKDNSTKDDDKAQSDNQDDNNSADNNNATDDSNASDQNNNGAQDTTGQNQQQYNQSNQQYGQQNGQANNQQAQNNTGHTHTVTGNQNLYRIAIQYYGNGSPENVEKIRRANGIQGNNIRNGQQLIIP is encoded by the coding sequence GTGCTGCCGCTGTCGGGGGGTGGCGCAATCGCTAAACATCATCACGATAAAACAACGGCTCATCATGAGTCTTCAGAAGGTGTCCATTCAAATCAAGATGATCCATCATCAAATGATAAAAAAGCACAACATGAAAGTAACGCAGATAAAGAGAATGTAATTAATGGCGCAGCAGTAGGGGCAGGCGCGTCACAAACACATCCATCATCTCATACAGGCACTGAAAACAGTCAACCCGCTCATGAAACACATGTTTCAAATGGCAGATCAAGCGGTGGTAGATTCAAGAAATTGTTACCTTTATTAGCAGCGATTATTCTATTAGGTGCTTTAGCCATTTTTGGTGGTGTTTATCTCGTTAATCATAATCAACAAGGCGATCACGCATCACACGTTGCTCAAAAACATGAAACGAAAGAGCACAGTAAATCAGATAAAGAGAAAGATAAAGAAGCTAATAAAGATAACTCGACTAAAGATGATGATAAAGCACAATCAGACAATCAAGATGATAATAATAGTGCTGATAATAACAATGCCACTGATGACTCAAATGCTTCAGATCAAAATAACAACGGCGCACAAGATACTACAGGTCAAAATCAACAACAATACAATCAAAGTAATCAACAATATGGCCAACAAAATGGACAAGCGAATAATCAACAAGCCCAAAACAATACTGGCCATACCCATACAGTAACAGGTAACCAAAACTTATATCGCATCGCTATTCAATACTATGGTAATGGTTCTCCTGAAAATGTTGAAAAAATTAGACGTGCAAATGGTATCCAAGGTAATAACATTAGAAATGGACAACAATTGATTATTCCATAA
- the cmk gene encoding (d)CMP kinase, protein MTAINIALDGPAAAGKSTIAKRVAGQLGMVYVDTGAMYRAITYYYLQHKDRIVHFDKMMDQIDLNLAYDPEKGQRVYLNDEDVTDFLRENDVTQEVSYVASIKEVRTFLVQAQQKLAAKKGIVMDGRDIGTTVLPDAEVKVYMIASVEERAERRFKDNQERGIVSSIEQLKKDIAERDAYDMNREISPLKKAADAVEIDTTGLSIEEVTNRIIALVNKV, encoded by the coding sequence ATGACAGCGATAAATATTGCATTAGATGGACCAGCAGCTGCTGGTAAAAGTACTATAGCGAAAAGAGTTGCAGGACAACTCGGAATGGTGTACGTCGATACAGGGGCTATGTATCGTGCGATTACTTATTATTACTTACAACATAAGGATCGCATTGTGCATTTTGACAAAATGATGGATCAAATTGATTTAAATCTTGCATATGATCCAGAAAAAGGGCAGCGTGTCTATTTAAATGATGAAGATGTCACTGATTTTCTACGAGAAAATGATGTTACGCAAGAAGTATCCTATGTTGCTTCAATTAAAGAAGTGCGTACGTTTTTAGTACAAGCACAACAAAAATTAGCGGCTAAAAAAGGCATCGTTATGGATGGCCGAGATATTGGCACAACTGTTCTTCCTGATGCCGAAGTAAAAGTATATATGATTGCATCTGTAGAAGAGCGTGCTGAGCGCCGCTTCAAAGATAACCAAGAACGCGGGATTGTATCTTCAATTGAACAATTAAAAAAAGATATTGCCGAAAGAGATGCCTATGATATGAATCGTGAAATTTCACCATTAAAAAAAGCAGCTGACGCTGTAGAAATTGATACAACAGGATTATCCATTGAAGAAGTCACAAATCGAATTATAGCGCTAGTAAATAAAGTTTGA